The following coding sequences are from one Mesotoga sp. Brook.08.105.5.1 window:
- a CDS encoding pyridoxal phosphate-dependent aminotransferase encodes MEISKRGILMPSSPIRKLVPFAQKAKEKGVKVYHLNIGQPDIETPRVFYDYMNKLSDSVVSYSPSDGIRELKQAFSDYFQSWEIDVSADELLVTSGGSEAILFALAAVADPGDEIMLIEPFYANYKGFANMLGLNVRSATSKISNGYRLPADEELSKALTKRTRAILFSNPSNPTGVVYTERELRRLIDFARRNDLYIICDEVYREIVFDEIKPSSIMTLDSGQDIIIVDSISKRFSSCGARIGCVATKNSELYRTMMKFAQARLSPPTIAQLGTIGLLTLGKEYTDSVRREYELRRNVVFKELSKIDGIEMQKPSGAFYISVKLPVEDAEEFVKWMLTDFSYDGSTVMVAPLEGFYSSEGIGRKEVRIAYVLSSEKMKIAIEVLALGLKEYNRLFVSV; translated from the coding sequence ATGGAAATATCGAAACGCGGAATTCTTATGCCATCTTCTCCTATAAGAAAACTAGTGCCTTTTGCACAGAAAGCGAAGGAGAAAGGTGTGAAAGTCTATCATCTCAATATCGGTCAGCCTGACATTGAAACTCCAAGAGTGTTTTATGATTACATGAATAAGCTATCAGATTCTGTAGTCTCATACTCGCCTTCAGATGGAATAAGAGAGCTAAAGCAAGCTTTTTCAGACTATTTCCAGTCATGGGAAATAGACGTTTCGGCCGATGAGCTTCTTGTCACTTCGGGTGGCAGCGAGGCGATTCTTTTCGCCCTTGCTGCTGTCGCTGATCCTGGCGATGAGATTATGTTGATCGAGCCATTCTACGCAAATTACAAAGGCTTTGCCAACATGCTGGGACTCAATGTGAGGTCCGCTACGTCGAAAATATCAAACGGATATCGGCTGCCCGCTGACGAAGAACTATCAAAGGCCTTGACAAAAAGGACGAGGGCGATTCTATTCTCAAATCCTTCTAATCCCACGGGAGTAGTTTATACAGAGCGTGAGTTAAGGAGACTTATCGACTTCGCAAGAAGAAATGATCTATATATTATCTGCGACGAGGTGTATCGAGAAATCGTTTTTGATGAAATAAAGCCTTCTTCAATAATGACGCTTGATTCAGGACAGGACATAATTATCGTTGATAGTATTTCTAAGAGATTCAGCAGCTGTGGCGCAAGAATTGGTTGTGTGGCAACAAAAAACAGTGAGCTTTACAGAACAATGATGAAGTTTGCTCAGGCAAGATTATCTCCTCCAACCATTGCTCAGCTTGGAACAATTGGCCTTCTAACGCTTGGTAAAGAATACACTGATTCGGTGAGAAGAGAGTATGAACTCAGAAGAAATGTGGTCTTTAAAGAACTGAGCAAAATCGATGGAATAGAGATGCAAAAACCCTCTGGTGCTTTCTATATCTCGGTCAAGCTTCCTGTTGAAGACGCTGAAGAATTCGTCAAATGGATGCTTACAGACTTTTCCTATGATGGAAGCACTGTAATGGTGGCGCCGCTGGAGGGATTCTATTCGAGTGAAGGCATTGGACGAAAAGAAGTTAGGATTGCTTATGTTCTTTCTTCAGAAAAGATGAAGATCGCCATTGAAGTATTGGCTTTAGGTCTAAAGGAATATAATCGCTTGTTCGTTTCTGTCTAG
- a CDS encoding 6-phosphofructokinase — translation MKNALYAQSGGVTSVINASAYGTIVAALESEGIDRIFAGINGIKGILNEELLDLTEETRSEIDRIPYTPGAVFGSCRTKIDSDEDFDRLFRVFDAHSIRYFFYNGGNDSMDTANKIDNKAKELGIPLQVIGIPKTVDNDLMETDHCPGYGSAARFTAISIMEATRDKRSMYSDSTKVFIMESMGRHSGWLAASGSLASSDRFHGPQIILFPEVPFNEDAFIAKVDDVIVREGYCSIVASEALKRPDGSYISTAGYYDSFGNVQLGKIGQYLEKTIRDSLKCKVHVAIPDYLQRSSRHIASLIDWQEAVEVGALAVREALEGVSGVMVSIRRLSNRPYLKKYCTVDLERIANGTKDLPKEFISEDGFHVTEEFRSYALPLIQGEAPNLYLHGLPIYENLERRKVEKLL, via the coding sequence GTGAAAAACGCGTTATATGCTCAATCCGGGGGCGTTACATCCGTAATCAACGCATCAGCTTATGGGACGATTGTTGCGGCGCTTGAGAGTGAAGGAATCGACAGGATATTTGCCGGAATAAATGGTATCAAAGGAATCCTCAACGAAGAGCTTCTTGACTTGACGGAAGAAACACGGAGTGAGATAGACAGGATTCCCTACACTCCTGGCGCGGTATTCGGCTCTTGCAGAACGAAAATCGACAGCGATGAGGACTTCGATAGATTGTTCAGAGTCTTCGACGCTCATTCCATCCGTTACTTCTTCTATAACGGGGGCAATGATTCAATGGATACCGCCAACAAGATCGATAACAAAGCAAAAGAACTCGGCATTCCATTGCAAGTGATAGGAATACCCAAGACTGTTGATAATGATCTCATGGAAACCGATCACTGTCCTGGATATGGTTCCGCTGCAAGATTCACTGCGATTTCGATAATGGAGGCGACGAGAGATAAGAGATCAATGTACAGCGATTCCACAAAGGTTTTCATTATGGAGTCTATGGGGCGTCATTCAGGCTGGCTTGCTGCTTCAGGTTCACTTGCAAGTAGTGACCGATTCCACGGTCCTCAGATCATACTTTTCCCGGAAGTACCCTTCAACGAAGATGCCTTCATTGCAAAAGTAGATGATGTAATCGTAAGAGAGGGCTATTGTTCGATCGTTGCGTCAGAGGCTCTTAAGAGGCCTGATGGATCATACATATCTACTGCCGGATACTACGATTCCTTCGGAAATGTGCAGCTCGGGAAGATAGGGCAATACCTCGAAAAGACAATTCGCGATTCCTTGAAGTGCAAAGTGCATGTCGCTATCCCGGATTATCTTCAGAGGTCTTCAAGACACATTGCAAGCCTTATAGATTGGCAAGAAGCAGTTGAGGTAGGAGCACTAGCAGTCAGGGAAGCACTAGAAGGGGTAAGCGGAGTGATGGTCTCAATTCGCCGATTAAGTAATAGGCCCTATCTGAAGAAATACTGCACAGTTGATCTGGAGAGGATCGCCAACGGAACGAAAGACCTTCCTAAAGAATTCATCTCGGAAGACGGATTTCACGTTACTGAGGAGTTCAGATCCTATGCACTACCGCTCATACAGGGTGAAGCTCCAAATCTCTATCTACATGGTCTGCCCATATACGAGAATCTTGAAAGAAGAAAGGTGGAGAAGCTCCTCTGA